One segment of Haloplanus natans DSM 17983 DNA contains the following:
- a CDS encoding carbon starvation CstA family protein, with amino-acid sequence MTQVIWIVLAVLVTFTLGYVGYSRYLAKFVDLDEEAETPAHKYEDGQEYIPAKKPVLLGHHYSSIAGGAPIVGPITAGAVWGWVPALLWIAIGNPLMGAVHDFVSLSGSLRHEGKSIGYIIGEYVGERGKNMLLWFAFLTIVLVVAVFALVVAIVFNAFPQVATASFVYVVLALIFGVYLYQLDGPFIPGTILFVAGVFGGVWVGLQYPFALFPLAEGSHTAGTFVLFSGPGSWVPAAGALGANTAAWIPVVLVYAGIASALPVWVLLQPRDYLSSFLLYTGVGGALLAIIVGTVFGTSSQPLVIDPSIGMYNGFWGVEGVFLPLFPLLFITIACGTISGFHSLVSSGTTAKQLNKETDARLIGYGGMLGEGLLASVALSTLAIGGFAADAAAGGIGGALPNFATGGGIILTSFGLPQTAASVFMALVLVSFLLTSTDTAVRLGRYMMEEIVGLPAGNTTTGLESFSLGNLARGRYTNPVIQCLAAYALVASGEWVVLWGLFGGANQLLAALALLTATVWLANWDDSKQLISTGVPMAVMTVITILGLLWLALYENIYTNILQGGAESTSAMISSAVQAVLALVLIYLALSLVRIGYSNIRSVRDKGSAVSTPSDD; translated from the coding sequence ATGACACAAGTAATCTGGATCGTACTCGCGGTGCTGGTGACGTTCACGCTCGGGTACGTGGGATACTCGCGGTATCTCGCGAAGTTCGTGGACCTCGACGAGGAGGCCGAGACGCCAGCACACAAGTACGAGGACGGTCAGGAGTACATTCCGGCCAAAAAACCGGTGTTGCTGGGGCACCACTACTCGAGTATCGCGGGTGGTGCGCCGATCGTCGGTCCCATCACCGCGGGTGCGGTGTGGGGCTGGGTGCCGGCGCTGTTGTGGATCGCCATCGGTAACCCGCTGATGGGTGCAGTCCACGACTTCGTTTCGCTGTCAGGATCGCTCCGACACGAGGGGAAGTCGATCGGCTACATCATCGGGGAGTACGTCGGGGAGCGGGGCAAGAACATGCTGCTGTGGTTCGCCTTCCTCACCATCGTGCTGGTGGTGGCGGTGTTCGCCCTCGTGGTGGCCATCGTCTTCAACGCCTTCCCACAGGTAGCGACGGCGAGTTTCGTCTACGTGGTACTCGCGTTGATTTTCGGCGTCTACCTCTACCAGCTCGACGGCCCGTTCATCCCCGGAACGATCCTGTTTGTCGCCGGCGTCTTCGGCGGCGTCTGGGTCGGGCTCCAGTACCCGTTCGCGCTGTTCCCGCTGGCCGAGGGGAGCCACACGGCCGGCACGTTCGTGCTGTTCTCGGGACCGGGTAGCTGGGTCCCGGCCGCCGGGGCACTCGGCGCCAACACCGCGGCGTGGATCCCGGTCGTGCTGGTGTACGCCGGGATCGCCAGCGCACTCCCCGTCTGGGTGTTGCTCCAGCCGCGCGATTACCTCTCGTCGTTCCTGCTGTACACGGGCGTCGGGGGCGCGCTGCTGGCGATCATCGTCGGCACGGTGTTTGGAACCAGCAGTCAGCCGCTCGTCATCGACCCCTCGATCGGAATGTACAACGGCTTCTGGGGGGTCGAAGGCGTGTTCCTGCCGCTGTTCCCGCTGCTTTTCATCACTATCGCCTGCGGGACGATCAGCGGGTTCCATTCGCTGGTCTCCTCGGGGACGACGGCCAAACAGCTGAACAAGGAGACCGACGCCCGCCTCATCGGCTACGGCGGGATGCTCGGTGAGGGCCTGCTCGCGTCCGTCGCGCTGTCGACGCTGGCGATCGGGGGCTTCGCGGCCGACGCCGCCGCCGGTGGTATCGGGGGTGCGCTCCCCAACTTCGCCACGGGCGGTGGCATCATTCTCACCAGCTTCGGCCTGCCCCAGACGGCTGCCAGCGTGTTCATGGCGCTGGTGCTCGTGAGCTTCCTCCTGACCTCTACCGACACGGCCGTCCGCCTCGGCCGATACATGATGGAGGAGATCGTCGGCCTGCCTGCCGGGAATACGACGACCGGACTGGAGAGTTTCAGCCTCGGGAACCTCGCCCGGGGCCGCTACACCAACCCCGTCATCCAGTGTCTCGCCGCCTACGCGCTGGTCGCGTCGGGCGAGTGGGTCGTCCTCTGGGGGCTGTTCGGCGGGGCCAACCAGCTGCTGGCCGCGCTTGCGCTCCTGACCGCGACGGTGTGGCTCGCCAACTGGGACGACTCCAAACAGCTCATCTCCACCGGCGTCCCGATGGCAGTCATGACCGTCATCACCATCCTGGGACTGCTGTGGCTCGCGCTCTACGAGAACATCTATACGAACATCCTGCAGGGTGGGGCCGAGTCGACATCCGCGATGATCTCCAGCGCCGTCCAGGCCGTGCTCGCGCTGGTGCTCATCTACCTCGCACTGTCGCTCGTCCGTATCGGCTACTCGAACATTCGGAGCGTTCGGGACAAGGGCAGCGCGGTCAGCACGCCGAGCGACGACTGA
- a CDS encoding ArsA family ATPase — translation MDRFVFFGGKGGVGKTTMSSAYGQKCARAGLETLVVSTDPAHSTADVFDQEFSDDPRPVEGVENLSVMEIDPDDELERHLMETKRALGDQVSPAMVTEIDRQIEMAHQTPGAYEAALFDRFIDVMRDPDPYDRIVFDTSPTGGTLRLLSLPEFLQAWVERLLHKREQSVKLYERAAIGNKEPRRLMDGDPIIARLRDRKETFEFAKEALQEDAAFFLVVNPDELSIRETRRAIEGLADHGLTVRGLAVNKLTPSPDDDEDGRGARYLRERVATENERLDELHETFDQPVVAEIETRVREVKGSLLDEVAAELDVSVR, via the coding sequence ATGGACCGATTCGTCTTTTTCGGCGGTAAGGGCGGCGTGGGCAAGACGACGATGTCGAGCGCCTACGGTCAGAAATGCGCCCGCGCGGGCCTCGAGACGCTCGTCGTCTCCACCGACCCCGCCCACAGCACCGCCGACGTGTTCGACCAGGAGTTCTCCGACGACCCGCGCCCGGTCGAGGGGGTCGAGAACCTCAGCGTCATGGAGATCGATCCCGACGACGAACTCGAACGGCACCTGATGGAGACCAAACGCGCCCTCGGCGATCAGGTGAGCCCGGCGATGGTCACCGAGATCGACCGCCAGATCGAGATGGCCCACCAGACGCCGGGCGCCTACGAGGCCGCGCTGTTCGACCGGTTCATCGACGTGATGCGCGACCCCGATCCGTACGATCGGATCGTCTTCGATACGTCGCCGACCGGGGGAACCCTGCGGCTCCTGAGCCTCCCCGAGTTTCTGCAGGCGTGGGTCGAGCGCCTCCTCCACAAACGCGAACAGAGCGTCAAACTGTACGAGCGGGCGGCCATCGGCAACAAGGAGCCCCGACGGCTGATGGACGGTGACCCCATCATCGCGCGCCTCCGGGATCGCAAGGAGACTTTCGAGTTCGCGAAGGAGGCGCTTCAGGAGGACGCCGCCTTCTTTCTCGTCGTCAACCCCGACGAGCTATCGATCCGAGAGACGCGACGCGCGATCGAGGGGCTCGCCGACCACGGTCTGACGGTTCGGGGTCTGGCGGTGAACAAACTGACGCCGTCGCCGGACGACGACGAGGACGGCCGCGGCGCTCGCTACCTCCGAGAGCGGGTGGCCACCGAGAACGAACGTCTCGACGAACTCCACGAGACGTTCGACCAACCGGTCGTCGCGGAAATCGAAACCCGGGTCCGGGAGGTGAAGGGGTCGCTGCTCGACGAGGTGGCCGCCGAACTCGACGTGTCGGTGAGGTGA
- a CDS encoding CobW family GTP-binding protein, which produces MSRDRDTIPVTILSGSLGAGKTTLLNHLLTGAGDRDIAVLVNDMGDINVDADLVSQNTDLAVDGGVTELSNGCICCELQDDLETAVVRLARDRDFDHLVVEASGISEPRPVARLFTTGSQAAARYDVAAVVAVVDARQFHDAFGEAGAAARRGETDDGARPLSDLLVEQVEFANLVVLNKTDLVTPDELDAVEEMVRALRPDAEVVRTEQSRVDAETVFRTRYDPATADEAGWKRTLEEDAHDHGGEDTAHDHAHPETVYGVTSITDRRRRPFHPKRLHAFLADLPPTVVRSKGTCWIATGADQSYTMGQAGPSVRMTAAGPWIASLPEFEQDAYRRNRKNLEWDAEWGDRRTELVFIGRGMDEKALVAALDDCVLTDEEMTADWDDFENPFPTETGAEYVVVEPTMER; this is translated from the coding sequence ATGTCTCGCGACCGCGACACTATTCCCGTCACGATCCTGAGCGGGAGCCTCGGCGCCGGCAAGACGACGCTGCTCAACCACCTGCTCACCGGGGCGGGCGACCGCGATATCGCCGTCCTCGTCAACGACATGGGCGACATCAACGTCGACGCCGACCTCGTGAGCCAGAACACGGACCTCGCCGTCGACGGCGGCGTGACCGAGCTTTCGAACGGCTGTATCTGCTGTGAACTGCAGGACGACCTCGAAACCGCCGTCGTCCGGCTGGCCCGAGACCGCGACTTCGATCACCTCGTCGTCGAGGCGTCAGGCATCTCCGAACCCCGGCCCGTCGCCCGCCTCTTTACAACGGGATCGCAGGCCGCCGCTCGCTACGACGTGGCCGCTGTCGTGGCCGTCGTCGACGCCCGCCAGTTCCACGACGCCTTCGGCGAGGCGGGCGCCGCGGCACGCCGGGGCGAGACCGACGACGGGGCGCGACCCCTCTCCGACCTCCTCGTCGAACAGGTCGAGTTCGCCAACCTCGTCGTCCTGAACAAGACGGACCTCGTGACGCCAGATGAACTGGACGCCGTCGAGGAGATGGTTCGCGCGCTCCGCCCCGACGCCGAGGTGGTGCGGACGGAGCAGAGCCGGGTCGACGCCGAGACGGTGTTTCGAACGCGATACGATCCCGCGACCGCCGACGAGGCGGGGTGGAAGCGGACGCTCGAGGAGGACGCACACGACCACGGGGGCGAGGACACCGCTCACGACCACGCCCACCCCGAAACCGTCTACGGCGTCACCTCAATCACCGACCGCCGCCGCCGTCCGTTCCACCCGAAACGCCTCCACGCATTTCTCGCCGACCTGCCCCCGACGGTCGTCCGCTCGAAGGGCACCTGCTGGATCGCCACGGGGGCCGACCAGTCGTACACGATGGGCCAGGCCGGTCCCTCGGTCCGGATGACGGCCGCCGGGCCCTGGATCGCCAGCCTCCCCGAGTTCGAACAGGACGCCTACCGGCGCAACCGCAAGAATCTGGAGTGGGACGCGGAGTGGGGCGACCGCCGGACGGAACTCGTCTTCATCGGCCGGGGGATGGACGAGAAGGCGCTGGTCGCGGCGCTCGACGACTGCGTGCTCACCGACGAGGAGATGACGGCGGACTGGGACGACTTCGAAAATCCGTTTCCAACCGAGACGGGGGCGGAGTACGTCGTGGTCGAACCGACGATGGAGCGCTAG
- a CDS encoding zinc-ribbon domain-containing protein: MGLLNTITDTFKASTPAPNRSEGADESTGAYWCHDCGERILDTEVDGDDAPTCPDCGEAMELERSPGSTGCAC; the protein is encoded by the coding sequence ATGGGACTGTTGAACACGATCACCGACACGTTCAAGGCCTCGACCCCGGCGCCGAACCGCAGCGAGGGTGCGGACGAGTCGACGGGCGCGTACTGGTGTCACGACTGTGGCGAACGGATCCTCGACACCGAGGTAGACGGCGACGACGCACCGACGTGTCCGGACTGCGGCGAGGCGATGGAGCTCGAACGGTCGCCCGGATCGACCGGGTGTGCCTGCTAG
- a CDS encoding GNAT family N-acetyltransferase has translation MKGGALDERAIRVRRADAADLLDVLRILDGAMLETDADRVSERIEAGSVLVATVLEDGEVVGVPVGALVRDGDRVTAVATRRRHRDRGVGSALVRAALAGRDHLVAEFDPCVRPFYESLGFDIEAAGDGRLRGRLEG, from the coding sequence GTGAAGGGAGGGGCGCTCGACGAGCGGGCGATCCGGGTTCGCCGCGCCGACGCCGCCGACCTCCTCGACGTGCTGCGGATTCTCGACGGCGCGATGCTCGAAACCGACGCCGATCGGGTGTCCGAACGCATCGAAGCGGGGTCGGTGCTGGTGGCGACGGTCTTGGAAGACGGCGAAGTCGTCGGTGTCCCCGTCGGCGCCCTCGTCCGCGACGGCGACCGCGTGACCGCGGTGGCGACCCGCCGGCGCCACCGCGACCGGGGCGTCGGGAGCGCCCTCGTCCGGGCCGCGCTGGCGGGTCGGGATCACCTCGTCGCCGAGTTCGACCCCTGCGTGCGGCCGTTCTACGAGTCCCTGGGGTTCGATATCGAAGCGGCCGGGGACGGTCGTCTCCGTGGCCGGTTAGAGGGGTAG
- a CDS encoding DUF7546 family protein: MSEAYDPLDRVRRLLLAETRAIRWWSLVVAAELALVTAYIVVTGVIITEPRYVVYPFVWINVGLWAMIRTGLPSVDGRKRWVARALAAGYFLLLSWAGGILLLGIPGPLPGGAVSSIHWNIPGWGPSVVYGTPRVRLAVVPFKFVGYLAMTYLVYARLLDATRAVLSGVLGLVSCVGCTFSILLPILGATTLFGSTLTGLSWDLSTLVFLLTIALLYWADEVGIAVSRRLPL; encoded by the coding sequence GTGAGCGAAGCCTACGACCCGCTCGACCGGGTGCGCCGTCTCCTCCTCGCGGAGACGCGGGCGATCCGGTGGTGGAGCCTCGTCGTCGCCGCCGAACTCGCCCTCGTGACGGCGTATATCGTGGTCACGGGCGTTATCATCACCGAACCACGCTACGTCGTCTACCCGTTCGTCTGGATCAACGTCGGTCTGTGGGCGATGATTCGGACCGGCCTCCCGAGCGTCGACGGTCGCAAGCGCTGGGTCGCGCGTGCCCTCGCTGCCGGCTACTTCCTCCTGCTCTCGTGGGCCGGTGGCATCCTCCTTCTCGGCATTCCGGGGCCCCTCCCGGGCGGCGCCGTCTCGTCGATTCACTGGAACATCCCCGGCTGGGGGCCGTCGGTCGTCTACGGCACGCCGCGGGTTCGGCTCGCCGTCGTCCCGTTCAAATTCGTCGGCTACCTCGCCATGACCTACCTCGTCTACGCCCGCCTGCTCGACGCGACGCGGGCGGTGCTCTCCGGCGTCCTCGGTCTGGTCTCCTGTGTCGGCTGTACGTTCTCCATTCTCCTCCCCATCCTCGGCGCCACCACCCTCTTCGGGTCGACGCTGACGGGGCTGTCCTGGGATCTCTCGACGCTCGTCTTTCTTCTCACCATCGCGCTCCTCTACTGGGCGGACGAGGTGGGGATCGCCGTCTCGCGGCGACTACCCCTCTAA
- a CDS encoding phosphoglucomutase/phosphomannomutase family protein: protein MDAISFGTDGWRARLDTFTDARVRMVGQAVADYLADAGHDAPIAVGYDARATSEGFAESLADTLAANGFDAILPERDCPTPLVAWAVVDRDLSGALMVTASHNPPEYNGVKFIPENGAPALPEVTDAIEDRLAEPRAGGPRGTVDRADFVTSHADQIEDLVAPDCEGLTVVYDAMHGSGRGVTDAVLESAGATVIRRRCERDTAFGGTPPEPSAEHLAGLVDAVAAHDADLGIANDGDADRLALVTPDRGYLDENLFFAAMYDALLEDDSGPAVRTVPTTFLIDRIADAHGEDVVETPVGFKWVAEAMVEHDALIGGEESGGFSIRGHVPEKDGVLMAALAADAAADESLDARVDRLLDTYGDIVADKVSVDCPDDRKAAVIDALGDAIPDRVAGEAVETVVTLDGFKLLLTDGSWLLVRPSGTEPKMRVYAEAGSRDRVDDLLDAGRELVAGHL, encoded by the coding sequence ATGGACGCCATCTCCTTCGGCACCGACGGGTGGCGCGCCCGTCTCGACACCTTCACCGACGCGCGGGTGCGGATGGTCGGACAGGCCGTCGCGGACTACCTCGCCGATGCCGGCCACGACGCCCCCATCGCCGTCGGGTACGACGCGCGGGCCACCTCCGAGGGGTTCGCCGAGTCGCTGGCGGACACCCTCGCGGCCAACGGCTTCGACGCCATCCTCCCCGAGCGTGACTGCCCGACGCCGCTGGTCGCGTGGGCCGTCGTCGACCGCGACCTCTCGGGTGCGCTGATGGTCACCGCCTCCCACAACCCGCCCGAGTACAACGGCGTGAAGTTCATCCCCGAAAACGGCGCGCCGGCCCTCCCCGAGGTGACCGACGCCATCGAGGACCGCCTCGCCGAGCCACGGGCCGGCGGCCCCCGCGGCACCGTCGACCGGGCCGACTTCGTGACCTCACACGCCGACCAGATCGAGGATCTGGTCGCCCCCGACTGCGAGGGGCTGACCGTCGTCTACGACGCCATGCACGGAAGCGGCCGGGGGGTGACCGACGCCGTCCTCGAATCGGCGGGGGCGACCGTGATCCGCCGGCGCTGTGAGCGGGACACCGCCTTCGGCGGGACGCCGCCCGAACCGAGCGCGGAGCATCTCGCCGGCCTCGTCGACGCCGTGGCCGCCCACGACGCCGACCTGGGCATCGCGAACGACGGCGACGCCGACCGCCTCGCCCTCGTCACGCCCGACCGAGGGTATCTCGACGAGAACCTCTTTTTCGCCGCGATGTACGACGCGCTCCTCGAAGACGATTCGGGGCCGGCAGTGCGGACCGTCCCCACGACGTTCCTGATCGACCGCATCGCCGACGCCCACGGCGAGGACGTGGTCGAGACGCCCGTCGGGTTCAAGTGGGTCGCCGAGGCGATGGTCGAGCACGACGCGCTGATCGGCGGCGAGGAGTCCGGCGGCTTCTCCATCCGCGGGCACGTCCCCGAAAAAGACGGAGTGCTGATGGCGGCGCTCGCGGCCGACGCCGCCGCGGACGAGTCACTCGACGCCCGGGTCGACCGACTGCTCGACACCTACGGCGATATCGTCGCCGACAAGGTGAGTGTCGACTGCCCGGACGACCGCAAGGCCGCGGTGATCGACGCCCTCGGCGACGCCATCCCCGACCGCGTCGCGGGCGAGGCGGTCGAAACCGTCGTCACACTCGACGGTTTCAAACTCCTCTTGACCGACGGCTCGTGGCTCCTCGTCCGCCCCAGCGGGACCGAGCCGAAGATGCGGGTGTACGCCGAAGCCGGGAGCCGGGACCGGGTCGACGACCTGCTCGACGCCGGCCGGGAGCTGGTCGCGGGCCACCTGTAG
- a CDS encoding GIY-YIG nuclease family protein: protein MHYVYVLECADGTYYTGYTTDVARRVAEHDAGEGAKYTRGRTPVELVHVETYETRSAAMSREYEIKSLSRRQKERLVDGDTGG, encoded by the coding sequence GTGCACTACGTCTACGTCCTCGAATGTGCCGACGGCACCTACTACACGGGCTATACGACGGACGTGGCGCGCCGCGTCGCCGAACACGACGCTGGCGAGGGGGCGAAATACACCCGCGGCCGGACGCCGGTCGAACTCGTCCACGTCGAGACGTACGAGACTCGCTCGGCGGCGATGAGCCGCGAGTACGAGATCAAGTCGTTGTCGCGGCGACAAAAAGAACGGTTGGTCGACGGCGATACAGGCGGTTGA
- a CDS encoding DUF7563 family protein, with protein MARCDHCGSHVSERFARVFADASGRILACPSCSANAGIAEESRRRTPNA; from the coding sequence ATGGCACGCTGCGATCACTGCGGGTCACACGTCTCGGAGCGCTTCGCACGGGTGTTCGCCGACGCCAGTGGGCGAATCCTCGCCTGTCCAAGCTGCTCGGCCAACGCCGGTATCGCGGAGGAATCGAGACGCCGGACCCCAAACGCGTAA
- the larB gene encoding nickel pincer cofactor biosynthesis protein LarB, which translates to MREVLDAVANGDLSPAEAEVKLAGYATTDAGRFDAARERRRGIPEAVLAEGKTPAEVASMASTALETAGRALITRADDAHVSAVTDDLPPDTTVSHDERARTLVVHAPSFDPPAIDATVAVVTAGTSDAAAAGEAAVLARAVGATVERIDDVGVAHLGRIVDHLDALRAADVAVVAAGREGALPTVVAGLVDTPVIGLPVSTGYGYGGEGESALASMLQSCTVLSTVNIDDGFTAGAQAGLIARSVAAARDA; encoded by the coding sequence ATGCGCGAGGTTCTCGACGCGGTGGCGAACGGCGACCTCTCGCCGGCCGAGGCGGAAGTCAAACTCGCCGGCTACGCGACGACCGACGCGGGGCGGTTCGACGCCGCCCGCGAGCGCCGCCGCGGGATTCCCGAGGCCGTCCTCGCCGAGGGCAAGACGCCGGCTGAGGTGGCGTCGATGGCGTCGACGGCGCTGGAGACGGCGGGCCGTGCCCTGATCACCCGTGCCGACGACGCCCACGTCTCCGCCGTCACCGACGACCTGCCGCCGGACACGACGGTGAGCCACGACGAACGCGCCCGGACGCTCGTCGTCCACGCGCCGTCGTTCGACCCGCCAGCCATCGACGCGACCGTCGCCGTCGTCACCGCGGGCACCTCCGACGCGGCGGCGGCGGGCGAGGCGGCGGTCCTCGCCCGCGCCGTCGGCGCAACGGTCGAACGCATCGACGACGTGGGCGTCGCCCACCTCGGGCGCATCGTCGACCACCTCGACGCGCTCCGGGCGGCGGACGTGGCCGTCGTCGCCGCCGGGCGGGAGGGGGCGCTCCCGACGGTGGTCGCCGGCCTCGTCGACACGCCGGTGATCGGACTGCCCGTCTCCACCGGCTACGGCTACGGCGGCGAGGGGGAGTCGGCACTCGCCAGCATGCTCCAGTCGTGTACCGTCCTCTCGACGGTCAACATCGACGACGGCTTCACCGCGGGCGCACAGGCCGGCCTGATCGCCCGATCGGTCGCCGCTGCCCGCGACGCGTGA
- a CDS encoding DUF1931 family protein, whose protein sequence is MADLIVKAAVKEALQDKNVASDFYDALDEEVEELLADAARRAEQNDRKTVQPRDL, encoded by the coding sequence ATGGCAGACCTTATCGTCAAAGCCGCTGTCAAGGAAGCGCTCCAGGACAAGAACGTCGCTTCGGACTTCTACGATGCCCTCGACGAGGAAGTCGAGGAACTGCTCGCCGACGCCGCCCGGCGTGCCGAACAGAACGACCGAAAGACCGTCCAGCCGCGCGACCTGTAA
- the rpiA gene encoding ribose-5-phosphate isomerase RpiA, whose product MKTPGGSDAAKRRAGEHAAELVTDGDTVGLGTGSTAAHAIRALGRAVDDGLDVCGVTTSYATRDLAREVGIPLVGLDAVDRIDVAIDGADQVDDDLAVIKGGGAAHAREKVVDTAAERFVVVADPSKVAAALDRPVAVEVLPDARATVRRAIRELGGTPTLRAAERKDGPVVTDNGNLVLDADFGTIAEPRALATDLATLPGVVEHGLFVGVADEVHVGSEDGVTVRRADE is encoded by the coding sequence ATGAAGACGCCCGGCGGATCGGACGCGGCGAAGCGTCGCGCGGGTGAACACGCCGCCGAACTCGTGACCGACGGCGACACGGTGGGCCTGGGGACGGGGAGCACCGCGGCCCACGCCATCCGCGCACTGGGTCGGGCGGTCGACGACGGCCTCGACGTGTGTGGGGTCACCACCTCCTACGCCACCCGGGATCTGGCCCGCGAGGTCGGCATTCCGCTGGTCGGCCTCGACGCGGTCGACCGGATCGACGTGGCCATCGACGGCGCGGACCAGGTCGACGACGACCTGGCGGTGATCAAAGGCGGCGGCGCGGCCCACGCCCGCGAGAAGGTGGTCGACACGGCGGCGGAGCGGTTCGTCGTCGTCGCCGACCCCTCGAAGGTCGCGGCGGCGCTGGATCGCCCGGTCGCCGTCGAGGTGTTGCCCGACGCCCGCGCGACCGTTCGCCGGGCCATCCGCGAGTTGGGGGGGACGCCGACGCTCCGGGCGGCCGAGCGCAAGGACGGTCCCGTCGTGACCGACAACGGAAACCTCGTTCTCGACGCCGACTTCGGCACCATCGCCGAACCGAGGGCGCTGGCGACCGACCTCGCGACGCTACCGGGAGTCGTCGAACACGGTCTCTTCGTCGGCGTAGCCGACGAGGTACACGTGGGAAGCGAGGACGGTGTGACGGTGCGACGTGCCGACGAGTGA
- a CDS encoding CopD family protein produces MVPLQAATHLFVRWIHVLAMAVALGGAALTWGVSRAADAETTIAVATTYERAFWGALGILVMTGVGNLGALAPAIPRGRWGMALLAKLTLVCLVLVGSALRSATVRAARDAAAPPTRTLERGYALTTLALVAIVALGAVMAHG; encoded by the coding sequence ATGGTCCCCCTCCAGGCCGCTACCCACCTGTTCGTCCGCTGGATACACGTCCTCGCGATGGCCGTCGCTCTCGGCGGCGCCGCCCTCACGTGGGGTGTGAGCCGCGCCGCCGACGCCGAGACGACCATCGCCGTCGCGACGACCTACGAGCGCGCGTTCTGGGGCGCACTCGGCATCCTCGTCATGACGGGGGTCGGCAACCTCGGTGCCCTCGCCCCCGCCATCCCCCGCGGCCGGTGGGGGATGGCGTTGCTCGCCAAACTCACGCTCGTCTGTCTCGTACTCGTCGGCTCGGCGCTCCGTTCGGCGACGGTCCGCGCGGCCCGCGACGCCGCCGCACCGCCGACGAGGACCCTCGAACGCGGCTACGCGCTCACCACACTCGCGCTGGTGGCTATCGTCGCCCTCGGGGCGGTGATGGCGCATGGCTGA
- a CDS encoding SDR family NAD(P)-dependent oxidoreductase: MTRTAVVAGVGPGLGAAVARRFAAEGCRVALLARTESYIETLAAELSDTDGSGLAVPTDLADADAVAAAFETVREAFGSTDVLVYNASDTPWKGLTDIALDEFDDALATGPRGALLCAKAATAGMLDDGDSAQKAGTLVFTGATTSVRGKEGALGFSATKFAIRGMAQSLARELGPEGVHVAHVVLDGSIRPPDVVPADPPTRLDPDAIAGQYWDLVTADPATMPFEVHLTNGPGGAVEFV; the protein is encoded by the coding sequence ATGACACGAACCGCCGTCGTCGCCGGGGTCGGACCGGGCCTCGGCGCCGCCGTCGCCCGTCGCTTCGCCGCCGAGGGCTGTCGGGTCGCGCTGCTCGCGCGTACCGAATCGTACATCGAGACGCTCGCGGCCGAACTGTCGGACACCGACGGGTCGGGGCTGGCCGTCCCGACTGATCTCGCCGACGCCGACGCGGTGGCGGCCGCGTTCGAGACGGTGCGCGAGGCGTTCGGATCGACCGACGTGCTCGTCTACAACGCGAGCGACACGCCGTGGAAAGGGCTGACCGACATCGCTCTCGACGAGTTCGACGACGCGCTGGCGACGGGACCGCGGGGCGCCCTCCTGTGTGCGAAGGCGGCGACAGCGGGGATGCTGGACGACGGGGACAGCGCCCAAAAGGCCGGCACGCTCGTCTTCACCGGCGCCACCACCTCGGTCCGGGGGAAGGAGGGGGCGCTCGGCTTCTCGGCTACCAAGTTCGCGATTCGGGGGATGGCCCAGTCGCTCGCGCGCGAACTCGGTCCCGAGGGAGTCCACGTCGCCCACGTCGTCCTCGACGGCTCGATCCGACCGCCGGACGTGGTTCCCGCCGATCCGCCGACGAGGCTCGATCCCGACGCCATCGCGGGCCAGTACTGGGATCTGGTGACGGCCGATCCCGCGACGATGCCGTTCGAGGTCCACCTCACGAACGGGCCGGGTGGCGCGGTGGAGTTCGTCTAG